A region of Lysobacterales bacterium DNA encodes the following proteins:
- a CDS encoding ABC transporter ATP-binding protein, with protein MTELALSIRGLQKTYDNGVVALRGIDLDVAAGDFFALLGPNGAGKSTTIGIITSLVRPTAGNVKVFGHDLGTAREHALSCVGVVPQEINFNQFEKPFDIVANQAGFYGLPRPLARERAEKYLKQLSLWDKAEVAARTLSGGMKRRLMIARAMVHEPRLLILDEPTAGVDIEIRRSMWQFVQGINAAGTTVILTTHYLEEAESLCRNIAIIDKGTIVENTAMKTLLAKLDRESFILDLTDPIDICPDIGIVHLKRVDATTLEADVPKGTSLNELFDALAKTGIRVRSLRNKANRLEELFLSLVERGQGGAK; from the coding sequence ATGACAGAGTTGGCGCTATCCATCCGCGGTCTGCAGAAGACCTATGACAATGGCGTGGTCGCACTGCGCGGCATCGATCTGGACGTGGCCGCCGGTGATTTCTTCGCCTTGCTCGGCCCGAACGGCGCCGGCAAGTCCACCACGATCGGCATCATCACCTCGCTGGTGCGTCCGACCGCGGGCAACGTCAAGGTGTTCGGGCACGATCTCGGCACGGCGCGCGAGCACGCCCTGTCCTGTGTCGGCGTGGTGCCGCAGGAAATCAACTTCAACCAGTTCGAAAAACCTTTCGACATCGTCGCGAACCAGGCCGGTTTCTATGGCTTGCCGCGCCCGCTCGCGCGCGAGCGGGCCGAAAAATACCTGAAGCAACTCTCGCTCTGGGACAAGGCCGAGGTCGCGGCACGGACCTTGTCGGGCGGCATGAAGCGGCGCTTGATGATCGCTCGCGCGATGGTGCACGAGCCGCGCCTGCTGATCCTCGACGAACCGACCGCCGGCGTCGACATCGAGATCCGCCGCTCGATGTGGCAATTCGTGCAGGGCATCAATGCCGCCGGCACGACCGTGATTCTCACCACCCATTACCTGGAAGAAGCGGAAAGTCTGTGTCGCAACATCGCGATCATCGACAAGGGCACGATCGTCGAAAACACCGCGATGAAGACGCTGCTGGCCAAGCTTGATCGCGAATCCTTCATCCTCGACCTGACCGATCCGATCGACATCTGCCCGGACATCGGCATCGTCCACTTGAAGCGTGTCGATGCGACCACGCTCGAAGCCGACGTGCCCAAGGGCACCAGCTTGAACGAGTTGTTCGACGCGCTCGCGAAGACCGGCATTCGCGTGCGTTCGCTGCGCAACAAGGCGAATCGACTGGAGGAATTGTTCCTGAGCCTGGTGGAGCGCGGACAGGGAGGTGCGAAATGA
- a CDS encoding sensor histidine kinase, giving the protein MNPHASLHWLRQQLEPLNLAAHITWIAIAVDLARQDFGVARTGVPAIGSLLLLGLFVVGLIANFSGRLRGVASTVALMVQGLSALALIASTRVWSTPILCVVVVAQAASLWPLRGLVLWMLASNVLLYGIIARFGWDADALLGIIMQIGFQAFAALMARIAADAEQRAAELRAINAELIATRTLLAEGARDQERLRLSRELHDVAGHKLTALKLNLRALQQQHSGGVADEIAQCTQLADELLGDLRGVVRQMRSDDGIDLARALNSLAAPFRKPQVQIDLDPELRVESLDLAQTLVRVVQEGITNAVRHAEAERVVVSLRRNGDRLHLRIADDGRTRAPIRAGHGLTGMRERIDEQGGELTIEHASPGTTLNVVLPA; this is encoded by the coding sequence ATGAACCCGCATGCCTCACTGCACTGGCTGCGCCAGCAACTCGAACCGTTGAACCTGGCCGCACACATCACCTGGATCGCGATCGCGGTCGATCTCGCACGCCAGGACTTCGGCGTCGCCCGCACCGGCGTGCCGGCGATCGGGTCATTGCTGCTGCTGGGTTTGTTCGTCGTCGGCCTGATCGCGAACTTTAGCGGCCGACTGCGCGGCGTCGCGAGCACCGTCGCACTGATGGTTCAGGGCCTCAGCGCACTGGCCCTGATCGCGAGTACGCGCGTGTGGTCGACGCCGATCCTGTGCGTCGTCGTCGTCGCCCAGGCCGCATCGTTGTGGCCGCTGCGTGGCCTCGTGCTGTGGATGCTCGCGAGCAATGTCCTGCTCTACGGCATCATCGCCCGCTTCGGCTGGGATGCGGATGCGCTTCTCGGCATCATCATGCAGATCGGTTTCCAGGCCTTCGCGGCACTGATGGCACGCATCGCCGCCGACGCCGAACAGCGTGCCGCGGAACTGCGCGCGATCAATGCCGAGTTGATCGCGACCCGGACCCTGCTTGCCGAGGGTGCACGCGACCAGGAGCGCCTGCGCCTGTCGCGCGAACTGCATGATGTCGCCGGGCACAAGTTGACGGCGCTGAAGCTCAATCTGCGCGCCTTGCAGCAACAACACAGCGGCGGTGTCGCAGACGAGATCGCGCAATGCACGCAACTCGCGGACGAATTGCTAGGTGACCTGCGCGGCGTGGTGCGACAAATGCGCAGCGACGACGGCATCGATCTGGCGCGTGCGCTGAATTCGCTGGCCGCCCCGTTCCGCAAGCCGCAGGTGCAGATCGACCTCGACCCCGAGCTACGCGTCGAATCGCTGGATCTTGCACAGACCCTCGTGCGCGTGGTCCAGGAAGGCATCACCAATGCCGTGCGCCATGCCGAGGCGGAGCGCGTGGTCGTGTCCCTGCGTCGCAACGGTGACCGCCTGCACCTTCGGATCGCCGACGACGGCCGCACACGTGCACCGATCCGCGCCGGCCACGGCCTGACCGGCATGCGCGAGCGCATCGACGAACAGGGCGGCGAGCTCACGATCGAGCACGCCTCGCCAGGCACGACCTTGAACGTGGTGCTGCCGGCATGA
- a CDS encoding TatD family hydrolase — MTHIDIGANLTHESFSHDLPALLARARAASVDRIIVTGASRSGSVEAQQLAAAHPAFLYATAGLHPHHAHEYDSDVDALFRDLLCHDEVVAVGETGLDYNRDFSPRDAQRFAFEQQLQIALDVQKPLFLHQRDAHADFIAILDALRDRLPPAVVHCFTGERNELVDYLDRGFHIGITGWICDERRGQHLRELVKLIPADRLMIETDAPYLLPRTLKPKPSHRRNEPAFLPHICAEIARDRGEDAAVTAANSVATAQRFFRLAD; from the coding sequence ATGACGCACATCGATATCGGCGCCAACCTGACCCACGAAAGTTTCAGCCACGACCTGCCCGCCCTGCTGGCGCGCGCGCGCGCGGCGTCGGTGGACCGCATCATCGTGACCGGCGCCTCGCGCAGCGGCAGCGTCGAAGCACAGCAACTGGCCGCAGCGCACCCGGCCTTCCTGTATGCGACGGCGGGCCTGCATCCGCACCACGCCCACGAATACGACAGCGACGTCGATGCGCTGTTTCGCGACTTGCTGTGCCATGACGAAGTGGTCGCGGTCGGCGAAACCGGTCTCGACTACAACCGCGATTTCTCCCCGCGCGACGCGCAGCGCTTTGCGTTCGAGCAGCAACTGCAGATCGCGCTCGACGTTCAGAAACCGCTGTTCCTACACCAGCGCGACGCACATGCCGACTTCATCGCCATCCTCGATGCACTGCGTGATCGCCTGCCGCCCGCGGTGGTGCATTGCTTCACCGGAGAACGCAACGAGCTTGTCGATTATCTCGACCGCGGTTTCCACATCGGCATCACCGGCTGGATCTGCGACGAACGTCGCGGCCAGCACTTGCGCGAACTGGTGAAGCTGATCCCGGCCGACCGCCTGATGATCGAAACCGACGCGCCCTATCTGCTGCCACGCACGCTGAAACCGAAACCCAGCCATCGCCGCAACGAGCCCGCCTTCCTGCCGCACATCTGCGCGGAAATCGCGCGTGACCGCGGTGAAGATGCCGCCGTCACCGCCGCGAACAGCGTCGCGACGGCGCAGCGGTTCTTTCGCTTGGCGGATTAG
- a CDS encoding ferredoxin--NADP reductase, with translation MAEQFVLRLARAHMLAPTVRHLAFDRADGNALAFIPGQFLQVHFEYDDGKPTKRSYSVATVANDPYNQEAHIEIAVSYVDGGAATKLLSALAPGETVQASGPYGRFVLFDTDRNARYLLVATGTGVTPYRAMLPELLRHHRERGIEVVLLQGARSAVDLLYANEFDAFADAQPWFRYVPCLSREARATARGDDRSGYVQQAFPEFTPDAARDIAYLCGNPNMVDASFEALKAFGLPVPAIRREKYVSSR, from the coding sequence ATGGCCGAACAATTCGTGTTGCGACTGGCGCGTGCGCACATGCTCGCGCCGACGGTACGCCATCTCGCCTTCGACCGCGCCGACGGCAACGCGCTTGCGTTCATTCCCGGGCAGTTCCTGCAGGTGCATTTCGAGTACGACGACGGCAAGCCGACCAAGCGCAGCTATTCGGTGGCGACAGTCGCGAACGATCCGTACAACCAGGAAGCGCATATCGAGATCGCCGTGTCCTATGTCGACGGCGGTGCCGCAACGAAACTGCTGTCGGCGCTGGCACCCGGAGAAACGGTGCAGGCGAGCGGTCCCTACGGCCGCTTCGTGTTGTTCGATACCGACCGGAACGCGCGCTACCTGCTCGTTGCCACCGGCACCGGCGTCACGCCTTACCGCGCGATGCTGCCGGAACTGCTGCGCCACCATCGCGAACGCGGGATCGAAGTCGTGTTGTTGCAGGGTGCGCGCTCGGCGGTCGACCTGCTCTACGCAAACGAGTTCGATGCGTTTGCCGATGCGCAGCCGTGGTTCCGCTACGTGCCCTGCCTGTCGCGCGAAGCACGGGCAACCGCGCGCGGCGACGATCGCAGCGGCTACGTCCAGCAAGCCTTCCCCGAATTCACGCCGGATGCCGCGCGCGATATCGCCTACCTCTGCGGCAACCCGAACATGGTCGACGCCAGCTTCGAGGCCTTGAAGGCCTTTGGCCTGCCGGTGCCGGCGATCCGTCGCGAGAAATACGTCAGCTCGCGCTGA
- a CDS encoding ATP-binding cassette domain-containing protein, translating to MIEVRDLHKAFGTVKAVDGISFTAEDGKITGLLGPNGAGKTTALRMLYTLMKPDHGHVLVDALDAQTETVEVRRRLGVLPDSRGLYKRLTARENIRYFADLHGLDARVGDERSNALIAALGMHDIADRRTEGFSQGQRVKTAIARALIHDPRNVILDEPTNGLDVMSTRAMRGFLHKLRDEGRCVLFSSHIMQEVGALCDHIVVIAKGKVVAQGSPDALRAQTGEANLEDAFVKAIGTDEGLFG from the coding sequence ATGATCGAAGTACGCGATTTGCACAAGGCCTTCGGCACCGTCAAGGCGGTCGATGGCATCAGCTTCACGGCCGAGGACGGCAAGATCACCGGCCTGCTCGGACCGAATGGCGCCGGCAAGACGACCGCGCTGCGCATGCTCTATACGCTGATGAAGCCCGACCATGGCCACGTGCTGGTGGATGCGCTCGACGCGCAGACCGAGACCGTGGAAGTGCGACGCCGCCTCGGCGTGTTGCCGGATTCACGCGGCCTGTACAAGCGCCTGACGGCACGCGAGAACATCCGCTACTTCGCCGATCTGCACGGGCTCGATGCCCGCGTCGGCGATGAACGCAGCAATGCGCTGATCGCGGCGCTCGGCATGCACGACATCGCCGACCGCCGCACCGAGGGCTTCTCGCAGGGCCAGCGCGTGAAGACCGCGATTGCACGTGCGCTGATCCACGATCCGCGCAACGTCATCCTCGACGAACCGACCAACGGGCTCGACGTGATGTCGACGCGGGCGATGCGCGGCTTCCTGCACAAGCTGCGCGATGAAGGCCGCTGCGTGTTGTTCTCGTCGCACATCATGCAGGAGGTCGGCGCACTCTGCGACCACATCGTGGTGATCGCGAAAGGCAAGGTCGTTGCCCAGGGCTCACCGGATGCGCTGCGTGCGCAGACCGGTGAAGCGAATCTCGAAGACGCCTTCGTGAAGGCGATCGGTACTGATGAGGGACTGTTCGGATGA
- the xth gene encoding exodeoxyribonuclease III — protein MKIASWNVNSLKVRMPHLEEWLALSKPDIVALQEIKMETKAFPVDALRALGYESIASGQKTYNGVALLARAAPTDIVTDIPGFADEQRRVLAATVGDLRIVDLYVVNGQEVGSDKYRYKLDWLAAVTDWLRAEIAKHPKLVVLGDFNIAPDDRDVHDPEAWHEQVLCSKPERDALKRILALGLHDSFRLKDDSPGQFSWWDYRQAAFRRNLGLRIDLVLISEALRASLQSVGIDRVPRTWERPSDHAPAWIELG, from the coding sequence ATGAAGATCGCGAGCTGGAACGTCAACTCGCTGAAGGTGCGCATGCCGCACCTCGAAGAATGGCTGGCCCTGTCGAAGCCGGACATCGTCGCACTGCAGGAAATCAAGATGGAGACGAAGGCGTTTCCGGTCGACGCACTTCGCGCGCTCGGTTATGAGTCCATCGCCTCCGGCCAGAAGACCTACAACGGGGTCGCGCTCCTGGCGCGTGCGGCGCCGACCGACATCGTCACCGACATTCCCGGGTTCGCCGACGAACAACGACGCGTGCTCGCCGCAACCGTCGGCGACCTGCGCATCGTCGACCTGTACGTGGTGAACGGCCAGGAAGTCGGTTCCGACAAGTATCGCTACAAGCTCGACTGGCTGGCCGCGGTCACCGACTGGCTGCGCGCCGAGATCGCGAAGCATCCGAAGCTGGTCGTGCTCGGCGATTTCAACATCGCACCCGATGACCGCGACGTGCACGATCCGGAAGCGTGGCACGAGCAAGTGCTGTGCTCGAAGCCGGAGCGCGACGCCCTCAAACGCATCCTCGCCCTCGGCCTGCACGACAGCTTCCGCTTGAAGGACGACAGCCCCGGCCAATTCTCCTGGTGGGACTATCGCCAGGCCGCGTTCCGCCGGAATCTGGGACTGCGCATCGATCTCGTGCTGATCAGCGAGGCCTTGCGCGCGTCGTTGCAATCCGTCGGCATCGACCGCGTGCCACGGACCTGGGAACGCCCCAGCGATCACGCGCCGGCGTGGATCGAACTCGGCTGA
- the hemB gene encoding porphobilinogen synthase: protein MSFPNTRLRRMRRDDFSRRLMREHVLSANDLIWPVFVHEGKNRIEAVSSMPGVERVSIDVLLARAEEAATLGVPAIALFPVTPPEAKSLDGVEAWNPDGLAQRAVRALKSRFPELGVITDVALDPFTTHGQDGLIDEQGYVLNDITVAALVKQALSHAEAGADVVAPSDMMDGRIGAIRAELENNGFPNTRILAYSAKYASAFYGPFRDAVGSAGNLGKGNKYTYQMDPANSDEALREVELDLQEGADMVMIKPGLPYLDIVRRVKDAFGAPTMVYQVSGEYAMLKAAGQNGWIDERACALEALTSMKRAGADAILTYYAVEAARWLKA, encoded by the coding sequence ATGAGCTTTCCGAATACTCGACTGCGCCGCATGCGTCGCGACGACTTCTCGCGCCGACTGATGCGCGAGCACGTATTGAGCGCGAACGACCTGATCTGGCCGGTCTTCGTGCACGAGGGAAAGAATCGCATCGAGGCCGTGTCTTCGATGCCCGGCGTGGAACGCGTGTCGATCGACGTGCTGTTGGCGCGTGCCGAGGAAGCCGCGACTCTGGGCGTCCCGGCGATCGCACTGTTTCCGGTGACGCCGCCCGAAGCGAAGTCGCTCGACGGCGTCGAAGCCTGGAATCCGGACGGTCTGGCGCAACGCGCCGTGCGTGCATTGAAGTCGCGCTTCCCGGAACTCGGCGTGATCACCGACGTCGCGCTCGACCCGTTCACCACCCATGGGCAGGACGGCCTCATCGACGAACAGGGCTACGTCCTGAACGACATCACCGTCGCCGCGCTGGTGAAGCAGGCGCTGTCGCATGCCGAAGCCGGTGCCGACGTGGTTGCCCCCAGCGACATGATGGACGGCCGCATTGGCGCGATCCGCGCCGAACTCGAGAACAACGGCTTTCCGAACACCCGCATCCTCGCCTATTCGGCCAAGTACGCGTCGGCGTTCTACGGCCCGTTCCGCGACGCCGTCGGTTCCGCCGGCAACCTCGGCAAGGGCAACAAATACACTTACCAGATGGACCCGGCCAATTCGGACGAAGCCCTGCGCGAGGTCGAACTCGACCTGCAGGAAGGCGCCGACATGGTGATGATCAAGCCCGGCCTGCCCTACCTCGACATCGTGCGCCGGGTGAAGGATGCCTTCGGCGCGCCGACCATGGTCTATCAAGTGAGTGGCGAGTACGCGATGTTGAAGGCTGCAGGCCAGAACGGCTGGATCGACGAACGCGCCTGCGCGCTCGAAGCCCTGACCAGCATGAAACGCGCCGGTGCCGACGCCATCCTGACCTATTACGCGGTCGAAGCCGCGCGCTGGCTGAAGGCATGA
- a CDS encoding ABC transporter permease, whose translation MRPLAIVDRDQASDVARGAQFLAFLPYMLILGAFMGGMYLAIDTTAGERERQSLEPLLATPVPRGKIMLGKLCATSAFAIGSLLLTLIAFAVLLPQMPLTKLGLKFNLGPSVFLQLLLALGPVILLASSLQTLIAANAKSYREAQSWLGLFTMIPLIPTMIMMVVPIKAQLWMFAVPLLAQHQAIMRLVRAEAISGTEWAVLIGSGLAIASVAAAIAARIYHRESLAVSA comes from the coding sequence GTGCGTCCGCTGGCGATCGTGGATCGCGATCAGGCCTCGGATGTCGCCCGCGGCGCACAGTTCCTCGCCTTCCTGCCCTACATGCTGATCCTCGGCGCCTTCATGGGTGGCATGTATCTCGCCATCGACACCACCGCCGGCGAACGCGAGCGGCAATCGCTGGAGCCGCTGCTGGCGACGCCGGTTCCGCGCGGCAAGATCATGCTCGGCAAACTGTGCGCAACCTCGGCCTTCGCGATCGGCTCTCTGCTGCTGACGCTGATTGCGTTCGCCGTGCTGTTGCCGCAGATGCCGCTGACCAAGCTCGGACTGAAGTTCAACCTCGGCCCGTCGGTCTTCCTGCAACTGCTGCTGGCGCTGGGTCCGGTGATCCTGCTGGCTTCGTCGCTGCAGACCCTGATCGCCGCGAATGCGAAAAGCTATCGCGAAGCACAGAGCTGGCTCGGCCTGTTCACCATGATCCCGCTGATTCCGACCATGATCATGATGGTGGTGCCGATCAAGGCGCAGCTGTGGATGTTCGCGGTGCCGCTGCTCGCGCAGCACCAGGCCATCATGCGCCTGGTCCGTGCCGAAGCCATCAGCGGCACCGAATGGGCGGTCCTGATCGGCAGCGGACTGGCCATCGCCAGCGTCGCCGCCGCGATCGCCGCGCGCATCTATCACCGCGAAAGCCTTGCGGTGTCGGCGTAG
- a CDS encoding DUF2167 domain-containing protein: MSKSVLSAALSALWLLSSPFVVAQAQESTDAAAQLREFNASLQYQRGDVPVAAAHATLHLDGGFRFLPPADSRRVLEQLWGNPPDDSVLGMLVPDGLEVTDERSWAVVLTYSDDGYVSDEEAAKIDYGDLLKTMQEETASANDQREKAGYGRVDLVGWASPPRYDADKKKLHWAKELAFGGAEQHTVNYDIRALGRGGYLSLNAVGGMGDLASIQQGMGRVLNMVEFDAGHRYADFNDDTDKVAGYGLAALVGGVAAGKMGLFAKLGVLLLGLKKFAVFLVVGAAALLKRLFGKKDGNSA, from the coding sequence ATGTCGAAGTCGGTGTTGTCCGCGGCCTTGTCCGCGTTGTGGTTGCTGTCGTCCCCGTTCGTCGTCGCACAGGCGCAGGAGTCCACCGATGCGGCGGCGCAGTTGCGTGAATTCAACGCTTCGCTGCAGTATCAACGCGGTGACGTGCCAGTCGCGGCAGCGCACGCCACGCTGCACCTCGACGGCGGCTTTCGCTTCCTGCCACCAGCCGATTCGCGCCGCGTGCTGGAACAGCTCTGGGGCAATCCGCCCGATGACAGCGTGCTCGGCATGCTGGTTCCCGACGGGCTGGAGGTCACCGACGAGCGCAGCTGGGCCGTCGTGTTGACGTACTCGGACGACGGCTACGTGTCCGACGAGGAAGCCGCGAAGATCGACTACGGCGATCTGCTCAAGACCATGCAGGAAGAGACGGCGTCCGCAAACGACCAGCGCGAGAAGGCCGGCTACGGGCGTGTCGATCTGGTCGGCTGGGCCAGCCCGCCGCGTTACGACGCCGACAAGAAGAAGCTGCACTGGGCCAAGGAACTCGCGTTCGGGGGCGCCGAACAGCACACGGTCAACTACGACATCCGTGCGCTTGGGCGTGGCGGCTATCTGAGCCTCAATGCCGTCGGCGGCATGGGCGATCTCGCGAGCATCCAGCAGGGCATGGGTCGCGTGCTGAACATGGTCGAGTTCGATGCCGGGCATCGTTACGCCGATTTCAACGACGATACCGACAAGGTCGCCGGCTATGGGCTCGCCGCCCTGGTCGGCGGTGTTGCGGCCGGCAAGATGGGCTTGTTCGCGAAGCTCGGCGTGTTGCTGCTCGGCTTGAAGAAGTTCGCGGTGTTCCTGGTCGTCGGTGCGGCAGCCTTGCTGAAGCGCCTGTTCGGCAAGAAGGACGGCAACTCGGCCTAA
- a CDS encoding alpha/beta fold hydrolase, whose translation MMKSYCAVAIGIAMALSAADVNAKRTIGSLVFADCDLKNPAIADVLGAQCTTLSVPENPAAPEGRKIDLRIALVPAKTASPEPDPVFFLAGGPGQSALDSFPATAVGFERMREKRHIILVDQRGTGGSNKLICKGEEDESAFSAEEDASAEAQKAFAEKCARQLSDHADPRYYTTTVAVGDLDTVRKALGAAKVNLVGGSYGTRAAQTYLRYYPDSIRSIILDGVAPQTLALGNDHAKNLESALASIFKRCRDDAACFKAYGDPAEDLAKLKLQLRSAEQPVHYRDSKSWAVRDDAFTFGHLASTVRLFAYSPEAAALLPHALNEAAEGRFDTLMAQSDMILGDLGESIMHGMQLSVICSEDNDGFVVDPADADSLLGTDMVTGMQAQCAGWPKGERPKDFHDPITSDVPVLLLSGEFDPVTPPRYGDEAAKGYRNGRHLVVRGRGHIVLTAGCMPKLAAEFIDKTDAKALDASCLDAMPVIPAFLNANGWGP comes from the coding sequence ATGATGAAGTCGTATTGCGCCGTCGCGATCGGAATCGCGATGGCATTGAGCGCAGCGGACGTGAACGCGAAGCGGACCATCGGTTCGCTGGTGTTCGCGGACTGCGATCTCAAGAACCCGGCCATTGCCGACGTGCTCGGTGCGCAATGCACCACGCTCTCGGTGCCGGAAAACCCGGCCGCGCCGGAAGGTCGCAAGATCGACCTGCGCATCGCCCTGGTGCCGGCGAAGACGGCCAGCCCCGAACCGGACCCGGTGTTCTTCCTGGCCGGTGGCCCGGGCCAGTCGGCACTCGACAGTTTCCCGGCCACCGCAGTCGGCTTCGAACGCATGCGCGAGAAGCGCCACATCATCCTGGTCGACCAGCGTGGAACCGGCGGTTCGAACAAGCTGATCTGCAAGGGCGAGGAAGACGAGAGCGCGTTCTCGGCCGAAGAGGACGCGAGCGCCGAGGCGCAGAAGGCTTTCGCGGAGAAGTGTGCCCGGCAGCTGTCCGACCATGCCGACCCGCGCTACTACACGACCACGGTCGCAGTCGGCGATCTCGATACGGTGCGCAAGGCGCTCGGGGCCGCCAAGGTCAACCTCGTCGGCGGCTCCTACGGCACCCGCGCGGCGCAGACGTACCTGCGCTACTACCCGGACAGCATCCGCAGCATCATTCTCGATGGCGTAGCCCCACAGACACTCGCCCTCGGCAACGACCATGCAAAGAACCTCGAGTCGGCGCTGGCATCGATCTTCAAGCGCTGTCGCGACGACGCGGCCTGCTTCAAGGCCTATGGCGATCCTGCCGAGGATCTGGCCAAACTCAAGCTGCAATTGCGCAGCGCCGAGCAACCGGTGCATTACCGCGACAGCAAGAGCTGGGCGGTGCGCGACGACGCTTTCACATTCGGCCATCTCGCTTCGACCGTGCGCCTGTTCGCGTATTCGCCGGAAGCCGCCGCATTGTTGCCGCATGCCCTGAACGAGGCCGCCGAAGGCCGCTTCGACACCCTGATGGCGCAGTCGGACATGATCCTCGGCGATCTCGGCGAGTCGATCATGCACGGCATGCAACTCAGCGTGATCTGCAGTGAGGACAACGACGGTTTCGTCGTCGATCCGGCCGACGCCGACAGCCTGCTCGGCACCGACATGGTCACCGGCATGCAGGCGCAATGCGCCGGCTGGCCGAAGGGCGAGCGTCCCAAGGACTTCCACGATCCGATCACCAGCGACGTGCCGGTGCTGCTGCTCTCGGGCGAGTTCGATCCGGTCACGCCGCCGCGTTATGGCGACGAAGCCGCGAAGGGGTATCGCAACGGCCGTCATCTGGTCGTGCGTGGGCGCGGCCACATCGTGCTCACCGCCGGATGCATGCCCAAGCTGGCCGCCGAGTTCATCGACAAGACCGACGCGAAGGCACTCGACGCGAGCTGCCTCGATGCCATGCCGGTGATTCCGGCCTTCCTGAACGCCAATGGCTGGGGGCCGTAA
- a CDS encoding response regulator transcription factor, whose protein sequence is MNLRIALADDQALVRKGLKALLTQPGIAVVIEAANGDELLVALESTAVDVIVSDIRMPGTSGIDALRMLRARGRDTPCILLTTFDDDALFRAAVDAGANGFLLKDVSPEELKLAIERVARGESLLQPVTTTSLSPAITLVERPRPPSSSTDGAPELTERERSVLRLMAAGHSNKEIARSLDLATGTVKNYVSDILDKLQTGDRTRAVLKAIHQRLI, encoded by the coding sequence ATGAACCTGCGCATCGCGCTTGCCGACGACCAGGCGCTGGTTCGCAAAGGCCTGAAAGCCTTGCTGACCCAGCCCGGGATCGCCGTGGTCATCGAAGCCGCGAACGGTGACGAACTCCTGGTCGCGCTCGAATCCACGGCCGTCGACGTGATCGTCAGCGATATTCGCATGCCCGGCACCAGCGGCATCGATGCACTGCGCATGCTGCGCGCGCGCGGCCGCGACACGCCCTGCATCCTGCTCACCACCTTCGATGACGACGCCCTGTTCCGCGCCGCGGTCGACGCCGGCGCGAACGGCTTTCTGCTCAAGGACGTGTCGCCCGAGGAACTGAAGCTTGCGATCGAACGCGTCGCTCGCGGCGAATCATTGCTGCAGCCGGTGACCACGACGAGCCTGTCGCCCGCAATCACGCTGGTCGAGCGCCCGCGTCCGCCATCGTCGAGCACCGATGGCGCGCCGGAGCTGACCGAGCGCGAACGCTCGGTCCTGCGACTGATGGCCGCCGGGCATTCGAACAAGGAGATTGCGCGCAGCCTCGACCTCGCCACCGGCACGGTCAAGAACTACGTCAGCGACATCCTCGACAAGCTGCAGACCGGCGACCGCACCCGTGCGGTGCTGAAGGCCATCCACCAACGCCTGATTTAG
- a CDS encoding ABC transporter permease, translating to MNAAGNWVALKTIVFREVNRILRIWGQTLVPPAITMTLYFAIFGNLIGGRIGEMHGMRYIDFIVPGLIMMSVIQSSYGNIVSSFFGSKFQRFIEELLVSPTPNWVILTGYVLGAVARGVMVGAIVLVVAMCFTRIQLHHPLVTLATLLLTSVMFAFAGFINAVYAKKFDDISIVPTFILTPLTYLGGVFYSVSLLPPFWEKVSHLNPVLYMVNAFRYGLLGVSDVPLATAFAVMVAATIALGALSMHLLVTGKGLRA from the coding sequence ATGAACGCGGCCGGCAACTGGGTGGCACTGAAGACCATCGTCTTCCGCGAAGTCAATCGCATCCTGCGCATCTGGGGCCAGACCCTGGTGCCGCCGGCGATCACGATGACGCTGTACTTCGCCATCTTCGGGAACCTCATCGGCGGTCGCATCGGCGAGATGCACGGCATGCGCTATATCGATTTCATCGTGCCCGGCCTGATCATGATGTCGGTGATCCAGAGCAGCTACGGCAACATCGTGTCGAGCTTCTTCGGATCGAAATTCCAGCGCTTCATCGAGGAATTGCTGGTCAGCCCGACCCCGAACTGGGTGATCCTGACCGGTTACGTACTGGGCGCCGTTGCGCGCGGCGTGATGGTCGGCGCGATCGTGCTGGTGGTGGCGATGTGCTTCACGCGCATCCAGCTGCACCATCCGCTGGTGACCCTCGCCACCCTGCTGCTGACCTCGGTGATGTTCGCATTCGCCGGCTTCATCAATGCCGTCTATGCGAAGAAGTTCGACGACATTTCGATCGTGCCGACCTTCATCCTGACGCCGCTGACCTATCTCGGCGGGGTGTTCTACAGCGTCAGTCTGCTGCCGCCGTTCTGGGAAAAGGTCTCGCACCTGAATCCGGTTCTGTACATGGTCAATGCCTTCCGCTACGGACTGCTCGGTGTCAGCGACGTGCCGCTGGCGACGGCCTTCGCGGTGATGGTCGCAGCGACCATCGCCCTGGGTGCGTTGTCGATGCACCTGCTGGTGACGGGCAAGGGTTTGCGGGCCTAG